From a region of the Mycobacterium sp. SMC-8 genome:
- a CDS encoding ArsA family ATPase produces MARISLFVGKGGVGKSTLATATAVRAARAGMRVLVVSTDQAHSTGDVLGVNLIPTGRRAPTRVLAELDTADCGGGSLDALALDTLAVLSERWRAVAGPLAARFPDSDVGDIAPEELSALPGVQEVLGLHEVGELANSGRWDLVVVDCASTADAMRMLTLPAAFSLYLERAWPRHRRLSSADDARSAAMVGLLERIGAGTERLSTLLVDGARVCAHLVMTPERVVAAEAVRTLGSLSLMGVQVAELIVNQVLVQDDSFEYRNLPAHPAFDWYSERISQQQAVLDGLHRKIGDVALVMVPHVSGEPIGAKSLGELLESARSRDGAPPPGPLRPVVDRESGDGLDAVYRLRLELPQVDSSALSLGRVDDDLIIGVGGMRRRVRLASVLRRCIVIGAQLRGSELTVRFRPNPEVWPR; encoded by the coding sequence GTGGCCCGGATCAGTCTGTTCGTCGGCAAGGGCGGCGTGGGGAAGTCGACGTTGGCGACCGCCACGGCCGTGCGCGCCGCACGGGCCGGGATGCGGGTTCTCGTCGTGTCCACTGACCAGGCGCACTCGACCGGCGACGTGCTGGGCGTCAACCTCATCCCGACCGGTCGGCGGGCCCCGACCCGGGTGCTCGCCGAACTCGACACCGCCGATTGCGGAGGCGGATCCCTGGATGCGCTGGCACTCGACACCCTCGCGGTGCTGTCCGAACGCTGGCGCGCAGTCGCCGGCCCGCTGGCCGCCCGGTTCCCCGACTCCGACGTCGGAGACATTGCGCCTGAAGAGCTTTCGGCCTTGCCGGGCGTGCAGGAAGTGTTGGGCCTGCACGAGGTGGGGGAGCTGGCGAACTCCGGCAGGTGGGACCTGGTGGTGGTCGACTGCGCCTCCACCGCCGACGCGATGCGGATGCTGACGTTGCCGGCCGCCTTCTCGCTGTATCTGGAGCGGGCCTGGCCCAGGCATCGCCGGCTGTCCAGCGCCGACGACGCCCGGTCGGCGGCGATGGTGGGCCTGCTCGAACGGATCGGTGCCGGAACGGAACGGCTGAGCACCCTGCTCGTCGACGGTGCGCGGGTGTGCGCTCATCTGGTCATGACGCCGGAGCGCGTGGTCGCGGCGGAGGCGGTGCGCACCCTCGGCTCGTTGTCGCTGATGGGGGTCCAGGTTGCCGAGCTGATCGTCAATCAGGTTCTGGTGCAGGATGATTCGTTCGAGTACCGCAATCTGCCCGCGCACCCGGCCTTCGACTGGTACTCGGAGCGGATCTCCCAGCAGCAGGCGGTGCTCGACGGTCTGCACCGCAAGATCGGTGATGTCGCGCTGGTGATGGTGCCGCACGTATCGGGCGAGCCGATCGGGGCCAAGTCGCTCGGCGAACTGCTCGAATCCGCCCGCAGCAGGGACGGCGCACCACCCCCCGGTCCGCTGCGTCCGGTCGTCGACCGGGAGTCGGGCGATGGTCTCGACGCGGTGTACCGGCTGCGGCTGGAGCTGCCACAGGTGGACTCGTCCGCGCTGTCGTTGGGTAGGGTCGATGACGACCTGATCATCGGCGTCGGCGGGATGCGGCGCCGGGTGCGCCTCGCGTCGGTACTGCGACGGTGCATCGTCATCGGCGCCCAGCTGCGCGGCAGCGAGCTGACGGTGCGATTCCGACCGAATCCGGAGGTGTGGCCACGGT
- a CDS encoding SRPBCC family protein — MADKTAQTIYIDADPSTVMDVIADIGSYPDWVAEYKETEVLEVDDEGYPKVARLLLDAAVLKDNMVLAYEWPADHKSVTWSLVSSTLLKSLDGAYRLAPKGSGTDVTYELSVDLMIPMIGLLKRKAERRLTDTALKDLKKRVEAD, encoded by the coding sequence GTGGCGGACAAGACGGCGCAGACGATCTACATCGATGCTGATCCTTCTACGGTGATGGACGTCATCGCCGACATCGGCTCGTACCCGGACTGGGTCGCCGAATACAAAGAGACCGAGGTTCTCGAGGTCGACGACGAGGGCTACCCGAAGGTGGCCCGGCTTCTTCTCGACGCCGCGGTGCTCAAGGACAACATGGTGCTCGCCTACGAATGGCCCGCCGACCACAAGTCTGTGACATGGTCGCTGGTCTCGAGCACGCTGCTCAAGTCGCTTGACGGCGCATACCGCTTGGCGCCGAAGGGATCTGGCACCGACGTCACCTACGAGCTGTCCGTCGACCTGATGATCCCGATGATCGGTCTGCTGAAGCGGAAGGCTGAACGGCGTCTGACGGACACCGCACTGAAGGATCTGAAGAAACGAGTCGAGGCTGACTGA
- a CDS encoding polyketide cyclase / dehydrase and lipid transport: protein MNSIQIADETFIAADPVAVGQAVADKASWSRWWPDLRLVVAQDRGEQGQRWTVTGALTGTMEVWLEQMLDGVILHYFLHAEPSAVAAHDLARMNLAKMNHRRRVAGKEMAFEIKRRLEADRPVGVSRLA from the coding sequence ATGAACAGCATCCAGATCGCCGACGAGACGTTCATCGCCGCCGATCCGGTGGCGGTCGGGCAGGCTGTCGCGGACAAGGCGAGCTGGTCGCGCTGGTGGCCGGACCTGCGGCTGGTGGTCGCGCAGGACCGTGGGGAGCAGGGCCAGCGCTGGACGGTGACCGGCGCGCTGACCGGCACCATGGAGGTCTGGCTGGAGCAGATGCTCGACGGCGTCATCCTGCACTACTTCCTGCACGCCGAGCCCTCCGCGGTGGCCGCGCACGATTTGGCGAGGATGAACCTGGCGAAGATGAACCACCGCAGGCGGGTGGCGGGCAAGGAGATGGCCTTCGAGATCAAGCGCAGGCTGGAGGCGGACCGTCCGGTCGGAGTGTCACGGCTGGCCTGA
- a CDS encoding long-chain fatty acid--CoA ligase, which yields MREFSVPASFTVSERDNVASVVYSHERDNPDHVIFQRLVNGAWTDVTCRQAAQQIRSAAQGLIAEGVQPGDRVAVLSATRYEWVILDYAILSIGAVTVPIYETSSPDQVRWVLEDSGAVLAFVEIEAHALMVKEMLNELPALRKVSVIDTAAPAALEALAQAGASVDPAEVDRRLAAIKSADPATLIYTSGTTGRPKGCQLTHSNLLYEIRGATACFPTLLRKGERLLVFLPLAHVLARALSMTAFANGVTIGYTSDIKNLVPMFGQFKPTVIVSVPRVFEKVYNTAEMNAQDSGKGAIFAKAVETAIEWSKAQDTGGPGLVLRAKHALFDRLVYTKLRAATGGNCRASISGGAPLGARLGHFYRGIGLTIYEGYGLTETSAAITANRIGELKVGSVGKLLPGNIMAIADDGELLVRGGVVFNGYWRNETATKEAIVNGWFHTGDLGSVDDDGFLSIVGRKKEIIVTAGGKNVAPAVLEDQLRAHPLISQAMAVGDAKPFVGALIAIDPEAFEIWKQHHGKASAASVADLIDDPDLVGEIDLAVKNANQAVSKAEAIRKFCILPADFTVLTGELTPTLKVKRKVVADKFADEIEGLYSTA from the coding sequence GTGCGTGAGTTCAGCGTTCCCGCCTCGTTCACCGTGAGCGAGCGAGACAACGTCGCTTCGGTCGTCTACTCCCACGAACGCGACAATCCCGATCACGTGATCTTCCAGCGCCTTGTCAACGGCGCCTGGACGGACGTGACATGCCGGCAGGCCGCCCAGCAGATCCGCTCGGCCGCACAGGGGTTGATCGCCGAAGGCGTGCAGCCGGGTGACCGGGTCGCGGTGCTGTCCGCGACGCGCTACGAATGGGTGATCCTCGATTACGCGATCCTGTCGATCGGCGCGGTGACCGTCCCCATCTATGAGACCTCCTCACCGGATCAGGTGCGCTGGGTGCTGGAGGACTCCGGCGCGGTGCTGGCCTTCGTCGAGATCGAGGCGCACGCGCTGATGGTCAAGGAAATGCTCAACGAGTTGCCCGCGCTGCGCAAGGTCTCGGTCATCGACACCGCCGCGCCCGCCGCGCTGGAAGCACTGGCCCAGGCCGGCGCCTCGGTCGACCCCGCCGAGGTGGACCGCCGGCTCGCCGCGATCAAGAGCGCCGATCCGGCCACGCTCATCTACACCTCGGGCACCACCGGCCGCCCGAAGGGCTGCCAGCTGACCCACTCCAACCTCCTCTACGAGATCCGCGGGGCGACCGCTTGTTTCCCCACCCTGCTCCGCAAGGGTGAGCGCCTGCTGGTGTTCCTGCCGCTGGCGCACGTGCTGGCCCGCGCGCTGTCGATGACGGCGTTCGCCAACGGTGTCACCATCGGCTACACCAGCGACATCAAGAACCTGGTCCCGATGTTCGGCCAGTTCAAACCGACCGTGATCGTGTCTGTTCCGCGGGTTTTCGAAAAGGTCTACAACACCGCGGAGATGAACGCCCAGGACAGCGGGAAGGGAGCGATCTTCGCGAAGGCGGTGGAAACCGCCATCGAGTGGAGCAAGGCCCAGGACACCGGCGGTCCGGGCCTGGTGCTGCGGGCCAAGCACGCGCTGTTCGACCGGCTGGTCTACACCAAGCTGCGTGCGGCCACCGGCGGCAACTGCCGCGCGTCCATCTCCGGCGGGGCTCCTCTCGGCGCCCGCCTGGGCCACTTCTACCGGGGTATCGGCCTGACGATCTACGAGGGATACGGCCTCACCGAGACCAGCGCCGCGATCACCGCCAACCGCATCGGTGAGCTCAAGGTCGGCTCAGTCGGAAAGCTTCTGCCGGGCAACATCATGGCGATCGCCGACGACGGCGAACTGCTCGTCCGCGGCGGCGTGGTGTTCAACGGCTACTGGCGCAACGAGACCGCCACCAAGGAAGCGATCGTCAACGGCTGGTTCCACACCGGCGACCTGGGCAGCGTCGACGACGACGGGTTCCTGTCCATCGTGGGCCGCAAGAAGGAGATCATCGTGACGGCGGGCGGCAAGAACGTGGCCCCCGCGGTTCTGGAGGATCAGCTGCGCGCCCATCCGTTGATCAGTCAGGCCATGGCCGTCGGTGACGCCAAGCCGTTCGTCGGTGCGCTCATCGCCATCGACCCGGAGGCCTTCGAGATCTGGAAGCAGCACCACGGCAAGGCATCGGCCGCGTCCGTGGCCGACCTGATCGACGATCCGGACCTCGTCGGCGAGATCGACCTGGCCGTCAAGAACGCCAACCAGGCGGTGTCGAAGGCCGAGGCCATCCGCAAGTTCTGCATCCTGCCCGCCGACTTCACCGTGCTCACCGGCGAACTGACGCCGACTCTGAAGGTCAAGCGCAAGGTGGTCGCCGACAAGTTCGCCGACGAGATCGAGGGGCTCTACAGCACGGCTTAG
- a CDS encoding glycosyltransferase family 4 protein, with amino-acid sequence MRRILLVTNDYPPRRGGIQAYLEALVGHIVESGGHRLTVYAPKWKGAEDYDAVAAATGYEVVRHPGTLMVPEPTVALRMRRLIQERDIDTVWFGAAAPLALLAPLARAAGAQRVIASTHGHEVGWSMLPLARTALRRIGNDTDVVTYISSYTRGRFASAFGPGAALELVPPGVDTDRFVPDEVARAELRARYGLGTRPVVVCVSRLVPRKGQDMLIRALPAIRQRVPDAALVIVGGGPYRTALHRLAHTFGVAEHVVFTDGVPGDELPAHHAMADVFAMPCRTRGAGLDVEGLGIVYLEASSTGVPVVAGRSGGAPETVVDGQTGVVVDGWDVGAIAAAVGDLLADPARAAAMGAAGRQWVVDNWRWTRQAERLARLL; translated from the coding sequence ATGAGACGGATCCTGTTGGTCACCAACGACTATCCGCCGCGGCGCGGTGGCATCCAGGCCTACCTGGAGGCGCTCGTCGGCCACATCGTGGAATCCGGTGGGCACCGCCTGACGGTGTATGCGCCGAAGTGGAAGGGCGCCGAGGACTACGACGCCGTGGCCGCAGCGACCGGTTACGAGGTGGTCCGCCACCCCGGCACGCTGATGGTTCCCGAGCCGACCGTCGCCCTGCGGATGCGCCGGCTGATCCAGGAACGCGACATCGACACCGTCTGGTTCGGCGCCGCGGCACCGCTGGCCCTGTTGGCGCCGCTGGCCCGTGCCGCCGGCGCGCAGCGGGTGATCGCCAGCACCCATGGCCACGAGGTCGGCTGGTCGATGCTGCCGCTGGCGCGAACAGCGTTGCGCCGCATCGGCAATGACACCGACGTCGTCACCTACATCAGCTCCTACACGCGGGGGCGGTTCGCCTCGGCGTTCGGCCCCGGCGCGGCACTGGAGCTCGTGCCGCCCGGTGTGGACACCGATCGTTTCGTCCCTGACGAGGTCGCTCGCGCCGAACTGCGGGCCCGTTACGGACTCGGGACCCGGCCGGTGGTGGTGTGTGTGTCGCGTCTGGTGCCGCGCAAGGGCCAGGACATGCTGATTCGGGCGCTGCCCGCGATCCGTCAGCGGGTTCCCGACGCCGCGCTGGTGATCGTCGGGGGCGGCCCGTACCGCACGGCGCTGCACCGGCTCGCGCACACCTTCGGAGTCGCCGAACACGTGGTGTTCACCGACGGTGTGCCCGGCGATGAACTGCCCGCACACCACGCGATGGCCGACGTGTTCGCGATGCCCTGCCGGACCCGCGGGGCCGGCCTGGACGTCGAGGGGCTGGGGATCGTCTACCTGGAGGCGTCCTCGACCGGAGTGCCGGTGGTGGCCGGGCGGTCCGGCGGCGCGCCGGAGACGGTCGTCGACGGACAGACCGGCGTCGTGGTCGACGGATGGGACGTCGGGGCGATCGCGGCGGCCGTCGGCGACCTGCTGGCCGACCCGGCCCGCGCCGCGGCGATGGGTGCCGCGGGACGGCAGTGGGTGGTCGACAACTGGCGGTGGACCAGGCAGGCGGAGCGTCTGGCGCGACTGCTCTAA
- a CDS encoding peptidase — translation MRRSTTSVGTEPSRPAARRRAAARRRVGAVLGAELLCAVLLVGGPAAPPAGPSVAAPVIHTLSAPVAAALPDGRTAQLIDLGAAGGHDLLTRISAELPGAAEAVTAFWGPDWRPDISVVVAGSAEQFATLAGGSADVAATTTAERIMFSPAAGAMNDADLRMVLRHELFHYAARADTAADAPVWLTEGVADFVARPPAEPPAVAPTPPTDAELTTPGPGRAAAYDRAWEFATYVAGTHGAATLRALYVAACGPGHPDVATAIRDVLGDDLPAGAR, via the coding sequence ATGCGCCGATCTACAACGTCCGTAGGTACTGAGCCCTCGCGGCCCGCGGCTCGCCGCCGGGCCGCGGCTCGACGCCGGGTCGGGGCGGTGCTGGGCGCGGAGTTGCTCTGCGCGGTACTGCTGGTCGGTGGTCCAGCGGCGCCCCCTGCCGGCCCCAGCGTCGCCGCTCCGGTGATCCACACCCTGTCGGCTCCGGTCGCGGCGGCGTTGCCGGACGGCCGCACGGCCCAGCTCATCGATCTCGGCGCCGCGGGCGGCCACGACCTGCTCACCCGGATCTCGGCTGAACTGCCCGGCGCCGCGGAGGCGGTCACCGCGTTCTGGGGCCCGGACTGGCGCCCCGACATCTCGGTGGTGGTCGCCGGATCGGCCGAGCAGTTCGCCACGCTGGCCGGTGGCAGCGCCGACGTCGCGGCCACCACCACCGCCGAGCGCATCATGTTCTCCCCGGCGGCCGGCGCGATGAATGACGCCGACCTGCGGATGGTGCTGCGCCACGAGCTGTTTCACTACGCGGCCCGGGCCGACACCGCCGCCGACGCCCCGGTGTGGCTCACCGAGGGCGTCGCGGACTTTGTCGCGCGCCCGCCGGCCGAGCCGCCCGCGGTTGCGCCGACGCCGCCGACTGACGCCGAGCTGACCACACCGGGTCCCGGTCGGGCGGCGGCCTATGACAGGGCGTGGGAGTTCGCGACCTACGTGGCCGGAACCCACGGCGCCGCGACGCTGCGGGCGCTGTATGTCGCGGCGTGCGGGCCCGGCCATCCCGACGTCGCGACCGCCATCCGCGACGTGCTCGGCGACGATCTGCCCGCGGGTGCGCGATGA
- the ripC gene encoding peptidoglycan hydrolase RipC has product MRLDRAHTKSRRIRQTFISAMAGMALFGAVLAGGAYADPAEDALAKLNQLSRQAEQTTEAMHSAQLDLDNKLAIQQAADAKHVSDVAAMEAARTQLSDFQRKVDSLAAAQYMGGRTSGFDAMLTASSPQGLIDQMSVQRVMAAEMQSQMANFREAGRQAEVAEQASAASAAEARTAAEQAAAVRAELQAKQSQLQTQIAIVKAQYEALTPQQRETLAAAPPPPPVPAAAPVPPAPGQDPAVLAAPPAPPALGAIPPGDVAPPGSPVATTVIQAALSRIGSPYSWGGSGPGAFDCSGLVMWSFQQAGISLPHSSQALARGGQPVSRDQMQPGDLVTYYSDASHVGIYIGDGMMVHASTYGTPVRVAPVDNAPIYNVRRY; this is encoded by the coding sequence GCCGGCATGGCTTTATTCGGTGCGGTGCTCGCCGGAGGGGCATACGCCGACCCCGCTGAAGACGCGCTGGCAAAGCTGAATCAGCTGTCACGGCAGGCTGAGCAGACCACCGAGGCAATGCACTCCGCTCAGCTCGACCTCGACAACAAGCTCGCCATCCAGCAGGCCGCGGACGCCAAGCACGTCAGCGATGTGGCCGCGATGGAGGCGGCCAGGACCCAGCTGTCGGATTTCCAGCGCAAGGTCGACAGCCTGGCGGCGGCTCAGTACATGGGCGGCCGTACGTCGGGCTTCGACGCGATGCTGACGGCGTCCTCCCCGCAGGGGCTGATCGACCAGATGTCGGTCCAGCGGGTGATGGCCGCCGAGATGCAGTCGCAGATGGCCAACTTCCGCGAGGCCGGCCGCCAAGCCGAGGTCGCCGAGCAGGCGTCCGCCGCGTCCGCCGCGGAAGCCAGGACAGCGGCCGAGCAGGCAGCAGCGGTACGTGCCGAGCTGCAGGCCAAGCAGAGCCAGCTGCAGACCCAGATCGCGATCGTCAAGGCTCAGTACGAGGCCTTGACGCCGCAGCAGCGGGAGACCCTCGCCGCCGCCCCGCCGCCGCCACCGGTGCCCGCCGCGGCGCCCGTGCCGCCGGCGCCCGGTCAGGACCCGGCCGTGCTGGCCGCACCGCCCGCGCCTCCCGCCCTCGGGGCGATTCCGCCGGGCGACGTCGCGCCCCCCGGATCGCCGGTGGCCACCACCGTCATCCAGGCCGCGCTGAGCCGTATCGGTTCGCCCTACTCGTGGGGCGGCTCCGGTCCCGGCGCCTTCGACTGCTCCGGGTTGGTGATGTGGTCCTTCCAGCAGGCTGGTATCTCGCTGCCGCATTCGAGTCAGGCGCTGGCCCGCGGGGGCCAGCCGGTGTCCAGGGATCAGATGCAGCCGGGTGACCTTGTCACCTATTACTCCGATGCGTCGCACGTCGGCATCTACATCGGCGACGGGATGATGGTGCACGCGTCCACCTACGGCACACCGGTGCGGGTCGCCCCGGTGGACAATGCGCCGATCTACAACGTCCGTAGGTACTGA